One Eubacteriales bacterium mix99 genomic window carries:
- a CDS encoding DUF4314 domain-containing protein, whose translation MRIIRPEQLEQLKKAYPNGTLVELVRMDDVQAPPDGTRGTVYGVDDTGSLLVHWDNGGGLNVIYGEDIVRKVAD comes from the coding sequence ATGAGGATAATCAGACCAGAACAGCTTGAACAACTGAAGAAAGCCTACCCGAACGGCACGCTCGTGGAGCTGGTCCGGATGGACGACGTGCAGGCACCACCTGACGGAACCCGCGGCACGGTTTACGGCGTCGACGACACAGGAAGCCTGCTTGTCCACTGGGACAACGGCGGCGGACTCAACGTGATCTACGGCGAAGACATCGTGCGGAAGGTGGCGGACTGA
- a CDS encoding virulence protein, whose translation MRINYNVTGARRKELVKIISDTTGAKAEYKFMPTCNYEIGFFTVTKDGALEFDDMADSEEVEKVLEAIAAAGFEPEPREPAEPEAAAESEEDAEEAPETEEMGLTVELPLDKVAVGTLTNILEAKGTLIKKALGIDDPRFETRDDKISFPWFPELPTPEETRAYTMFIAQLCKLSKDLKRASSTETPVTNEKYAFRCFLLRLGFIGADYKQERKILLRNLEGNSSWKNGTPKKEATEEAADTEEVQA comes from the coding sequence ATGCGAATCAACTACAACGTAACCGGAGCGCGGAGAAAAGAACTGGTCAAGATCATCTCCGACACCACCGGAGCCAAGGCAGAATACAAATTCATGCCGACCTGCAACTACGAGATCGGCTTCTTCACCGTCACCAAGGACGGCGCGCTCGAGTTCGACGACATGGCGGATTCCGAGGAGGTCGAGAAGGTTCTCGAAGCCATCGCAGCCGCAGGATTCGAGCCCGAGCCGCGGGAGCCCGCGGAACCGGAAGCCGCAGCCGAGTCGGAGGAAGACGCCGAGGAAGCGCCGGAAACCGAGGAGATGGGCCTGACGGTTGAGCTTCCGCTCGACAAGGTCGCGGTCGGAACGCTGACCAACATCCTCGAAGCCAAGGGAACGCTCATCAAGAAGGCGCTCGGCATCGACGACCCGCGGTTCGAGACCAGAGACGACAAGATCTCCTTCCCCTGGTTCCCGGAACTGCCCACACCGGAGGAAACCAGAGCCTACACGATGTTCATCGCCCAGCTCTGCAAGCTCTCCAAGGATCTGAAAAGAGCAAGCTCAACCGAGACACCGGTCACCAACGAGAAGTACGCATTCCGCTGCTTCCTTCTGAGACTGGGATTCATCGGCGCGGATTACAAGCAGGAACGCAAGATCCTGCTCCGGAATCTCGAAGGCAACTCCAGCTGGAAGAACGGCACTCCCAAGAAGGAAGCCACCGAAGAAGCCGCGGATACCGAGGAGGTGCAGGCATGA
- a CDS encoding DUF5049 domain-containing protein: MDEKVKEQILAIRDTGLANMFDLPYVQRLAFDRNYYELVIFIEEHKKEYVHFIMTGETQES; this comes from the coding sequence ATGGACGAGAAAGTCAAAGAGCAGATCCTCGCGATCCGCGACACCGGGCTGGCGAACATGTTCGACCTGCCCTACGTGCAGCGCCTCGCCTTCGACCGGAACTACTACGAGCTGGTGATCTTCATCGAGGAGCACAAGAAGGAATACGTGCATTTCATCATGACCGGCGAAACGCAGGAATCCTGA
- a CDS encoding DEAD/DEAH box helicase, with the protein MRFSPHDYQKYAIDYIESHPVAAVLLDMGLGKTVISLTAIFDLLFDSFEVHRILVVAPLRVARDTWPAEIRKWEHLSGLTYAVAVGNARERKAALLQGADVTIINRENLGWLIDDSGIPFAYDMVVIDELSSFKNHKSKRFRALMKIRPKVKRIIGLTGTPSSNGLMDLWAEFKVLDKGERLGRFITQYRNQYFMPDKRNGEIVYSYKPLPHAEDSIYRRIGDITISMKSADHLKMPELVSLQYEVQLSADERKRYEALKQDLVLNLHGDEITAANAATLTGKLSQLANGAIYSDDGKIIEFHDRKLDALEDIIEAANGKPLLVAYWFRHDLERIRRRFNVREIETSADIADWNAGNIPVAVIHPASAGHGLNLQAGGSTLVWFGLTWSLELYQQTNARLWRQGQESRTVVIQHIIAANTIDGQILDALKRKDKTQAALIAAVKAVM; encoded by the coding sequence ATGAGATTCTCACCGCATGACTACCAGAAATACGCCATCGATTACATCGAGTCGCATCCCGTCGCCGCGGTCCTCCTCGACATGGGACTTGGGAAGACGGTGATCAGCCTGACTGCGATCTTCGACCTTCTGTTCGACAGCTTCGAGGTCCATCGGATTCTTGTGGTCGCGCCTCTCAGAGTCGCCCGTGACACATGGCCCGCGGAGATACGGAAATGGGAGCACCTGTCCGGCCTCACCTACGCCGTCGCAGTCGGAAACGCCCGCGAGCGGAAAGCAGCTCTCCTGCAGGGCGCGGATGTCACGATCATCAACCGGGAGAACCTCGGATGGCTGATCGACGACTCCGGCATCCCTTTCGCCTATGACATGGTGGTGATTGACGAGCTCTCCTCCTTCAAGAACCACAAGTCAAAGCGGTTCCGCGCCCTGATGAAGATCAGGCCGAAGGTGAAGCGGATCATCGGACTCACCGGAACGCCATCGAGCAACGGGCTTATGGACCTGTGGGCTGAGTTCAAGGTGCTGGACAAGGGAGAACGCCTCGGACGCTTCATCACCCAGTACCGGAACCAGTACTTCATGCCCGACAAGCGTAACGGCGAGATCGTCTATTCCTACAAGCCTTTGCCGCACGCAGAGGACTCCATCTACCGGAGAATCGGCGATATCACGATCAGCATGAAGTCCGCCGACCACCTCAAGATGCCGGAGCTCGTCTCCTTGCAGTACGAGGTCCAGCTATCCGCCGATGAGCGGAAACGCTACGAGGCGCTCAAGCAGGATCTGGTGCTGAACCTCCACGGCGACGAAATCACAGCCGCAAACGCCGCAACCCTGACCGGGAAGCTCTCCCAGCTCGCCAATGGAGCCATCTATTCCGATGACGGCAAGATCATCGAATTCCACGACCGGAAGCTCGACGCATTGGAGGACATCATCGAAGCCGCAAACGGCAAGCCGCTCCTCGTCGCCTACTGGTTCCGACACGACCTCGAGAGAATCCGCCGACGCTTCAACGTCCGGGAGATCGAGACATCCGCAGACATCGCGGACTGGAATGCCGGGAATATCCCCGTTGCGGTCATCCATCCTGCTTCTGCCGGGCATGGCCTCAACCTGCAGGCTGGCGGTTCGACACTTGTCTGGTTCGGACTCACATGGAGCCTCGAGCTCTACCAGCAGACGAACGCAAGGCTGTGGCGTCAGGGACAGGAAAGCCGGACCGTCGTCATCCAGCACATCATTGCGGCGAACACCATCGACGGGCAGATCCTCGACGCGCTGAAGCGCAAGGACAAGACGCAGGCGGCACTGATTGCTGCAGTGAAGGCGGTGATGTGA
- a CDS encoding HNH endonuclease translates to MPMKPKRPCRYPGCPNLCEDGEQYCPEHKALMEKHYETFTRGYSTGKRYGRSWQRVRTRYVRKHPLCEMCLKQGRYVAVEEVHHIVPLSEGGTNDESNLMSLCRSCHEKIHRERGDRGTRHDR, encoded by the coding sequence ATGCCAATGAAACCGAAGCGGCCCTGCCGCTATCCCGGATGCCCGAACCTCTGCGAGGACGGCGAACAGTACTGCCCGGAGCACAAGGCCCTGATGGAGAAGCACTACGAGACGTTCACGCGCGGCTACTCGACCGGCAAACGATACGGCAGGTCTTGGCAGCGCGTCCGCACCCGCTACGTCCGCAAGCACCCGCTCTGCGAGATGTGCTTGAAGCAGGGACGCTACGTTGCGGTCGAGGAAGTCCACCACATCGTTCCCCTGTCGGAAGGCGGGACGAACGACGAGAGCAACCTCATGAGCCTCTGCAGGAGCTGCCATGAGAAGATCCACCGCGAACGCGGAGACAGAGGCACACGACACGACCGGTAG
- a CDS encoding terminase → MPTKSNNTGGRGGRRPGAGRKKTAVKEKFEAGNPGGRKLEVLDIPDTEGEDMPEPHEFLSARQHDGSTLEAADIYRETWEWLDKLRVAKAVSPQLLERYAMCSARWIQCEEMTTRLGYLSKHPTTGKPIPSPFINIGINYMNQANRLWDEIFQIVKENCSAEYGGANPQDDVMERLLRARKGM, encoded by the coding sequence ATGCCGACAAAATCGAATAACACAGGCGGTCGCGGCGGCAGACGTCCCGGAGCTGGCCGGAAGAAAACCGCCGTCAAGGAGAAGTTCGAGGCCGGGAATCCGGGCGGCAGAAAGCTCGAAGTCCTGGACATCCCGGACACCGAGGGCGAGGACATGCCGGAACCGCACGAGTTCCTATCGGCGCGTCAGCATGACGGCTCCACTCTGGAGGCCGCTGACATCTACCGCGAGACATGGGAATGGCTCGACAAGCTCCGCGTCGCGAAAGCCGTATCGCCGCAGCTCTTGGAGCGCTATGCGATGTGCTCGGCGCGATGGATTCAGTGCGAGGAAATGACGACCAGGCTCGGCTACCTCAGCAAGCATCCGACGACCGGCAAGCCGATCCCGTCGCCGTTCATCAATATCGGAATCAACTACATGAATCAGGCGAACCGCCTGTGGGACGAGATCTTCCAGATCGTAAAGGAGAACTGCTCCGCCGAGTACGGCGGCGCGAATCCGCAGGACGACGTGATGGAACGCCTTCTCCGCGCCAGAAAGGGAATGTAA
- a CDS encoding VRR-NUC domain-containing protein, protein MKSEKQIEAALASEVKKQGGIAPKIASPGFAGMPDRIILLPGGRMAFAELKAPGKKPRRLQLARHRLLRRLGFRVYVIDSTEQIGGVIDEILTA, encoded by the coding sequence TCGCCAGCGAGGTCAAGAAGCAAGGCGGCATCGCGCCGAAAATCGCGTCACCCGGCTTTGCCGGAATGCCGGACCGGATCATCCTGCTGCCCGGCGGGCGCATGGCATTCGCAGAGCTCAAGGCTCCTGGAAAGAAGCCAAGGAGACTGCAGCTCGCCCGGCACCGGCTCCTGCGGCGGCTGGGATTCCGGGTTTACGTCATAGACAGTACAGAACAGATCGGAGGTGTGATAGATGAGATTCTCACCGCATGA
- a CDS encoding site-specific DNA-methyltransferase translates to MNTQRLEQVPIDKLVPYARNARTHSKEQIAQLRSSLREFGFVSPAVIDQDYNILVGHGRIQAAREEGYKTVPCVFAEDLTDAQKRAYILADNQLALNAGWDEQMLSVELADLQENAFDLSLLGFDDKELEKLLNGESDKDIEDDDFDLSAALEKASFVERGDIWTVGRHKLMCGDATSAEDVDALMDGKRANLVLTDPPYGVSFKASDGLTIQNDSLKGEEFYNFLLSAFKNMADHLEKGGAAYCFHADTEGLTFRRAFVDAGFHLAGVCIWVKNSLVLGRSDYQWQHEPVLYGFLQNGTHPWYAGRAETTIWNFDKPKRNKDHPTSKPLDLLGYPIQNSTQENAIVIDTFGGSGSTLMACEQLNRTCMMMELDPKYASVILRRYVEDTGDSGNVYVIRGGKKLMYSDLVKEVGLPDGE, encoded by the coding sequence ATGAACACACAAAGACTTGAACAGGTGCCGATCGACAAGCTGGTGCCCTACGCCCGGAACGCACGGACGCATTCAAAAGAACAGATCGCGCAGCTCCGCTCCTCCCTCCGGGAGTTCGGATTCGTATCGCCCGCGGTCATCGATCAGGATTACAACATCCTCGTCGGCCACGGCAGGATTCAGGCTGCCCGTGAGGAAGGATACAAGACCGTCCCGTGCGTCTTCGCCGAGGATCTGACCGACGCGCAGAAACGCGCCTACATCCTCGCGGACAACCAGCTCGCCCTCAACGCCGGATGGGATGAGCAGATGCTGTCTGTCGAACTGGCCGATCTGCAGGAGAACGCCTTTGACCTCTCCCTGCTCGGCTTTGACGACAAGGAGCTGGAGAAGCTGCTGAACGGAGAATCCGACAAAGACATCGAGGATGACGACTTCGACCTGTCCGCGGCACTCGAGAAAGCATCCTTCGTGGAGCGCGGCGACATCTGGACAGTCGGACGGCACAAGCTTATGTGCGGCGACGCCACCAGCGCCGAAGATGTAGATGCACTCATGGACGGCAAGCGCGCGAACCTCGTGCTGACGGACCCGCCATACGGCGTCTCCTTCAAGGCATCCGACGGGCTGACCATCCAGAACGACAGCCTCAAGGGCGAGGAATTCTACAACTTCCTGCTCTCCGCATTCAAGAACATGGCGGACCATCTGGAGAAAGGCGGCGCGGCCTACTGCTTCCATGCCGACACCGAGGGCCTGACCTTCCGGCGGGCATTCGTCGACGCCGGATTCCATCTCGCGGGCGTGTGCATCTGGGTGAAGAACTCCCTCGTGCTCGGACGTTCCGACTACCAGTGGCAGCATGAGCCCGTGCTCTACGGATTCCTCCAGAACGGCACGCATCCATGGTACGCAGGACGCGCAGAAACCACCATATGGAACTTCGACAAGCCGAAGCGCAACAAGGATCATCCGACCAGCAAGCCTCTCGACCTGCTCGGCTATCCGATCCAGAACTCCACGCAGGAGAACGCCATCGTAATCGATACGTTCGGCGGCTCCGGCTCCACGCTCATGGCCTGCGAGCAGCTCAACCGCACCTGCATGATGATGGAGCTCGACCCGAAATACGCCTCCGTCATCCTCCGCCGCTATGTGGAGGACACCGGCGATTCCGGGAACGTGTATGTCATCCGGGGCGGCAAGAAGCTCATGTACTCCGACCTCGTTAAAGAAGTCGGGCTGCCGGACGGCGAGTGA
- a CDS encoding sigma factor-like helix-turn-helix DNA-binding protein, which produces MTPKQYLNQAKHLDALIRARLREIDYWKEMSASVSGMRYDGMPRNPNTPTDAHFVTCLHKIDEIQADVEKKVARLITLRDEMNARIDLLADPEEQLVLRYRYIDNCTWDEIACMLNVSLRTVHRIHGSALQNFVVPD; this is translated from the coding sequence ATGACTCCAAAACAATATCTGAATCAGGCCAAGCATCTGGATGCGCTGATCCGCGCGCGGCTCCGGGAGATCGACTACTGGAAGGAAATGAGCGCCAGCGTCAGCGGCATGCGCTACGACGGCATGCCGCGAAACCCAAACACACCAACGGACGCGCACTTCGTCACCTGCCTCCACAAGATCGATGAGATACAGGCCGACGTGGAGAAGAAGGTGGCGCGGCTCATTACGCTGCGGGACGAGATGAACGCGCGGATCGATCTGCTGGCTGACCCGGAGGAGCAGCTGGTGCTCCGCTACCGGTACATCGACAACTGCACATGGGATGAGATCGCCTGCATGCTGAACGTCAGCCTCCGCACGGTCCACCGCATCCACGGTTCGGCGCTTCAGAACTTTGTCGTGCCGGATTAG